One Natronomonas gomsonensis genomic window, CGATGCCGTACTTGTCGTCGAGTCGGTCCCGCGAGCGGGCGTACACCGCCGCCAACACGAGCGCGCCGGTCGGCCCGCCGAGGGCGACGAGGAAGTAGTGCAGCGGGAACCCCAACACGGTGAGGGAAGTCATCGTCTCGGGGGCGAGTCGGGTCAGCGTCACCGGCCCCCACACGATGAGCGTCCAGGCGATGAACGTCCCCCAGACGAGTTTCAGATGGTCCCGCATGAACGGCGTACTCGGCTTCAACAGGTTCACTTCCCTGTCGAGGTAGTCCGTCTCCCGGTGCTTCTGTGCGTTCGTTACCGTACCACCGTCGGTCTCTACCGCAGAGCCGTCAGTGTGCGTGTCTTTTTCTGTCATAGTCTCCTGTCTGTAGTGTCGTGGATAGCGTTCGTTTCGAAAACGGGAGTCGCTCAGTCCCCGCTGACCTTTCGCTCGATGTCGTCGACGATTTCGGGGTTTCGGAGCGTGCTCGTGTTCCCCAACTCGTCACCGTTCGCGATGTCCTCCAGCAGCCGCCGCATGATTTTCCCGGACCGAGTCTTCGGCAACTCGGGTGTGAAGATTACCTCCTCGGGCCGGGCGATGGGTCCGATGGCGTC contains:
- a CDS encoding DUF4212 domain-containing protein, yielding MTEKDTHTDGSAVETDGGTVTNAQKHRETDYLDREVNLLKPSTPFMRDHLKLVWGTFIAWTLIVWGPVTLTRLAPETMTSLTVLGFPLHYFLVALGGPTGALVLAAVYARSRDRLDDKYGIEHGTVESEPSGEATAADGGVEE